One Pseudomonas rhizophila DNA window includes the following coding sequences:
- a CDS encoding glycosyltransferase family 4 protein — protein MRFLLVASFPESIMVFRGELIKALLRRGFIVHIAAPNLSLGSAVRKDLEEAGLQVHEIPLRRVGMNPLSDVLTLWSLWRLMLRIKPDVFLGYTIKPVIYGLLAARLAWVPKRFALITGLGYSFQGNSTKKGSRNFLRTLVQGLYRLALRGANKVFFQNSDDQRLFLNRKLIHSLAKTVVVNGSGVDLVRYKMQPLPSRMSFLLIARLLGDKGVREYAEAARRVRGMYPYIKFYLVGWLDDNPDTIGKHELESWVSDGTLEFLGRLDDVRPAIVNSSVYVLPSYREGTPRTVLEAMAMGRPIITTDAPGCRETVSHGLNGLLVSVRSVDDLVQAMVKLIENREVVERMAIASRAMAEEKYDVHKVNDIMLLEMNV, from the coding sequence ATGAGATTTTTACTGGTTGCTAGCTTTCCTGAATCTATAATGGTATTTCGTGGTGAGTTAATTAAGGCTCTGCTCCGGCGTGGTTTTATTGTTCATATCGCGGCGCCGAACTTGTCATTAGGTAGCGCTGTACGAAAAGACCTTGAAGAGGCTGGACTCCAGGTGCACGAGATTCCACTCAGGCGAGTGGGAATGAATCCGCTATCTGATGTTCTTACTCTCTGGAGTTTGTGGCGTTTGATGCTGCGGATTAAGCCTGATGTTTTTTTGGGTTATACAATAAAGCCAGTTATATACGGATTGTTGGCTGCGCGTTTGGCTTGGGTTCCGAAGCGCTTTGCTCTTATTACTGGTCTCGGTTATTCTTTTCAAGGTAATAGCACAAAAAAAGGAAGTCGGAATTTTCTCCGCACTTTAGTTCAAGGTCTTTATAGGTTGGCACTTAGGGGTGCGAATAAAGTATTCTTTCAAAACTCAGATGATCAGAGATTGTTTTTAAATCGAAAGCTTATTCATTCGTTAGCAAAAACTGTGGTGGTCAATGGGTCTGGTGTTGATCTTGTTAGATATAAAATGCAGCCACTACCATCTCGGATGAGCTTTCTACTCATTGCTCGCCTTCTCGGGGATAAGGGAGTGCGTGAATATGCGGAAGCCGCGCGACGGGTTCGGGGTATGTATCCGTATATAAAATTTTATTTGGTCGGCTGGTTGGATGACAATCCTGACACTATAGGTAAACACGAATTAGAGTCGTGGGTCAGTGATGGGACGTTGGAGTTTTTGGGGCGTCTAGATGATGTTCGACCAGCAATCGTAAATAGTAGTGTTTATGTATTACCTTCCTATAGAGAAGGTACTCCGCGAACAGTACTTGAGGCGATGGCAATGGGGCGTCCAATTATTACTACTGATGCTCCCGGTTGTCGTGAAACTGTTTCTCACGGCCTGAACGGATTGTTGGTTTCTGTAAGGAGTGTTGATGATCTTGTTCAAGCAATGGTTAAGTTGATTGAAAATAGGGAGGTAGTTGAGCGGATGGCCATCGCTTCCAGAGCTATGGCCGAAGAGAAATATGACGTCCATAAAGTTAATGATATAATGCTGTTGGAAATGAATGTATAA
- a CDS encoding MraY family glycosyltransferase: MELLFILLSTMGGAIFFTWLLRFYAIRQNIFDIPNARSSHNQPTPRGGGIAFVLSFLFALIVLVPDASLGWSSIWAIFGAGIGVALLGFFDDHRPIGVCWRLLGHFIGSIWALCWLGGMPALEIFGNRIDFGWVGHAFAVIYLVWMLNLYNFMDGIDGIASVEAICTCLSACLLYWASGFSDLVMVPLLLAMAVLGFLYWNFPPAQIFMGDGGSGFLGIILGVSSLQAAGSSPKLFWAWLILLGVFIVDATVTLIRRGLRGEKLHEAHRSHAYQFASRQYGSHLPVILAVVAINILWLLPLAACVVLWGLEGALGLVLAYVPLVMIAVKFHAGEPEKVVLHLGGRTGFF, from the coding sequence ATGGAGCTTTTGTTTATTCTGTTGTCGACCATGGGGGGGGCTATATTCTTTACGTGGTTATTGCGCTTTTATGCAATTCGTCAGAATATTTTTGATATTCCCAATGCGCGAAGTTCACATAACCAACCGACTCCACGCGGGGGGGGCATAGCGTTTGTACTTAGTTTTTTATTTGCTTTGATTGTACTTGTGCCGGATGCATCATTAGGATGGTCGTCAATATGGGCTATTTTCGGCGCCGGGATAGGAGTCGCATTACTTGGCTTCTTCGATGATCATAGACCCATTGGAGTCTGCTGGAGATTGCTTGGGCATTTTATAGGTTCTATATGGGCGCTTTGTTGGCTGGGCGGCATGCCTGCTTTGGAGATATTTGGGAATCGGATTGATTTTGGCTGGGTCGGACATGCGTTCGCGGTTATTTACTTGGTGTGGATGCTTAATTTGTATAACTTTATGGACGGCATAGATGGTATCGCTAGTGTTGAGGCGATTTGCACTTGCCTCAGTGCCTGTCTACTCTATTGGGCTTCGGGTTTTAGCGACTTAGTTATGGTGCCTCTATTGCTCGCCATGGCTGTATTAGGCTTTCTTTATTGGAATTTTCCTCCCGCTCAAATATTTATGGGCGATGGAGGAAGCGGTTTTCTTGGGATTATCCTGGGAGTGAGTTCGTTACAGGCGGCAGGGTCTTCACCAAAGCTTTTTTGGGCTTGGCTGATTTTGCTTGGAGTTTTTATTGTTGATGCCACTGTTACCCTCATACGACGTGGGTTACGCGGTGAAAAGCTCCATGAAGCTCATCGCAGTCATGCCTATCAGTTCGCCTCACGTCAATACGGAAGTCATTTGCCTGTGATATTGGCGGTCGTGGCCATTAATATACTATGGCTATTGCCGTTGGCTGCATGTGTGGTGTTGTGGGGCTTGGAAGGTGCGTTAGGATTGGTTTTGGCGTATGTTCCTCTAGTGATGATAGCAGTCAAATTTCATGCCGGTGAGCCGGAGAAGGTTGTCCTTCATTTGGGCGGCAGGACGGGGTTTTTTTAG
- a CDS encoding lipopolysaccharide biosynthesis protein, with amino-acid sequence MNFRTVSVYAVGIALGAALSLITLPILAWLFPPEDVGRVSLFQLSLSLIVVFFSFGLDQSYVRNFNEVEDKVNLARICMMPGFFALLIGVALVGMYAKQLSYWLFDLDSLLLYGIFSFAVVVLYLERFFSVFIRMKELSFAYSLTRVFPKLLFLIFVFGVFLFPAQKSFVLLAGMQSLCWLLVVLIMLCYLKDEYLKNKKLVFEFRATRELFYFGFPLMLNGIAFWGLSFLDRIMLKELSSLSELGVYAVASTLAGAAILFQQIFTTMWHPVIYKWVSEGAAEVKLKNINESVQLFSLVLICIIALCSFVVIYVLPEAYVSARYMLPACMVPPLHIMITEVSGIGISISKRTKFLPVITLVCVLVNLGFNYFLIPTFGAGGAAASTALAFSLYLILKTEVSNRVWVSFSNAKFYIFSSSVVALCVISALVGEALGYGLYVAWVAALCLCILGYKAQVRLLYGFIRGRI; translated from the coding sequence TTGAACTTCCGAACGGTCTCTGTTTATGCGGTAGGGATTGCTCTTGGAGCTGCATTAAGTCTTATTACTTTACCTATACTTGCATGGCTATTTCCGCCTGAGGATGTGGGTAGGGTTTCCTTGTTTCAGCTCTCCTTGTCGCTGATAGTAGTATTTTTTTCCTTCGGTCTTGATCAATCATATGTTCGAAATTTTAATGAGGTAGAGGATAAAGTAAATCTTGCTCGAATCTGTATGATGCCGGGATTTTTCGCATTACTAATAGGCGTGGCCCTAGTCGGTATGTATGCAAAGCAGTTGTCTTACTGGCTGTTCGATTTGGATAGTTTATTGCTTTACGGGATATTTTCGTTCGCTGTGGTTGTTTTGTATCTAGAGCGTTTTTTTTCCGTTTTTATTAGGATGAAAGAGTTGTCATTCGCGTACAGTTTGACTCGAGTATTCCCTAAGCTATTATTTCTGATATTTGTTTTTGGGGTTTTTTTGTTCCCCGCCCAGAAAAGCTTTGTTCTTTTAGCCGGTATGCAGAGCCTCTGCTGGTTATTGGTTGTGTTAATTATGCTGTGCTATCTGAAAGATGAATATTTAAAAAATAAAAAGCTTGTTTTTGAGTTCAGGGCTACGCGAGAGCTCTTCTATTTTGGTTTTCCATTGATGTTGAATGGTATTGCCTTTTGGGGGCTTAGCTTTCTAGATCGAATAATGCTTAAAGAGCTTTCGTCATTGTCTGAGTTGGGTGTTTATGCCGTGGCGTCAACTTTGGCGGGGGCTGCAATATTGTTCCAACAGATATTCACTACTATGTGGCATCCGGTAATTTACAAGTGGGTCTCCGAGGGCGCTGCCGAAGTAAAGTTGAAGAATATAAATGAGTCTGTTCAGTTATTTTCACTAGTCCTGATTTGCATAATTGCGCTGTGCTCGTTTGTTGTAATCTATGTTCTTCCAGAGGCGTACGTTTCAGCTAGATACATGCTTCCCGCTTGTATGGTTCCTCCTTTGCATATAATGATAACTGAGGTCTCTGGTATTGGAATAAGTATCTCAAAGAGAACTAAATTTCTCCCGGTCATTACTCTTGTCTGTGTGCTGGTAAACTTGGGCTTTAACTATTTTTTGATACCGACATTTGGTGCTGGAGGAGCAGCAGCATCCACTGCTCTTGCTTTTTCTCTATACCTAATACTTAAGACGGAGGTTTCTAATAGAGTTTGGGTTTCTTTTTCAAATGCGAAATTTTATATTTTCTCCTCTTCCGTTGTCGCGCTGTGTGTAATAAGTGCGCTGGTTGGTGAAGCCTTGGGTTATGGGCTCTATGTCGCTTGGGTAGCAGCGTTGTGTTTGTGTATATTGGGATACAAGGCGCAGGTGAGATTGTTGTACGGTTTTATAAGAGGTCGAATATAA
- a CDS encoding acetyltransferase has product MLNKKLVIIGFGGLGKEVHWLATRLGIDVRGFLDDNPDLLGEQFDGSCVIGSIDSWKDYKDCEFIIAIGSPRVRVAIRDKMLIQGAPSFATLVDPTAVVDLKQVSIGEGSLICAGTTCTVQIVIGAHVVINPHCSIAHEVVIKDFVTLAPMVAISGNVYVDSVVELGTGSCVRQGLNLGAGSMLGMGSVLTKDISQSKLFFGNPARYIREWK; this is encoded by the coding sequence ATGCTAAATAAGAAACTGGTCATTATTGGGTTCGGAGGTTTGGGGAAGGAAGTACATTGGTTGGCCACGCGTTTAGGTATTGATGTGCGTGGTTTTCTTGACGACAACCCTGATTTGCTGGGCGAACAATTTGATGGTTCCTGTGTAATAGGGAGTATTGATAGTTGGAAGGATTACAAGGATTGTGAGTTCATAATTGCAATCGGAAGTCCTCGAGTTCGCGTGGCGATTAGAGATAAGATGCTTATCCAAGGCGCGCCTAGTTTTGCTACGTTGGTTGATCCTACTGCTGTCGTAGATTTAAAGCAGGTTTCTATTGGTGAGGGAAGTTTGATTTGCGCGGGCACAACTTGTACTGTTCAAATAGTTATAGGGGCACACGTAGTTATTAATCCCCATTGCTCTATCGCTCACGAGGTCGTTATCAAGGATTTTGTAACGCTGGCACCGATGGTAGCTATTTCAGGTAACGTTTATGTTGATTCAGTAGTGGAGCTAGGAACAGGTTCATGTGTTCGTCAGGGCCTAAATCTGGGTGCAGGTTCTATGCTCGGTATGGGGAGTGTTTTGACAAAGGATATTTCGCAGTCTAAACTTTTCTTCGGGAATCCCGCAAGGTACATAAGAGAGTGGAAATAA
- a CDS encoding DegT/DnrJ/EryC1/StrS family aminotransferase yields MLNSPFSPWPCFTEEEADAVRDVILSNRVNYWTGSECREFEKEFAIWSGADYAVAVANGTVALDLALLALGIGEGDEVVVTSRTFLASVSCIVNAGATPVFADVDRDSQNVTADSIQAVLTPRTRALICVHLAGWPCDMDPIMELAANYNFKVIEDCAQAHGARYKGRTVGSIGHIGAWSFCQDKIMSTGGEGGMVTTNERSLWSRMWSYKDHGKSWEAVYEREHAPGFRWLHDSFGTNWRMLEVQAVIGRIQLRRMVEWHSKRLNNAKLIWASARKIDGLRVPRISSECIHAAYKCYVFVRPDKLAPGWDRDRILREISAKNVPVFSGSCSEVYLEKAFEGTDWRPSQSLPTAKELGETSLMFLVHPTLTDNEILQTCDVLTDVLNQACHA; encoded by the coding sequence ATGCTTAACTCTCCTTTTAGTCCATGGCCATGCTTCACCGAAGAGGAGGCCGATGCAGTCCGTGATGTTATTCTTTCCAATAGAGTTAATTACTGGACTGGTTCGGAGTGTCGAGAGTTTGAAAAAGAATTTGCCATCTGGTCGGGTGCGGACTACGCGGTCGCTGTTGCCAATGGCACTGTAGCGCTGGATTTGGCATTATTGGCTTTGGGGATTGGTGAGGGTGATGAGGTTGTTGTAACCTCCCGAACCTTTCTTGCTTCTGTTTCTTGTATTGTCAATGCGGGGGCCACCCCAGTATTTGCCGATGTTGACCGCGATTCGCAAAATGTTACAGCCGACTCTATTCAAGCGGTATTAACCCCTCGGACACGAGCCCTGATTTGTGTGCATTTGGCGGGATGGCCCTGCGATATGGATCCGATCATGGAGCTTGCGGCTAATTATAATTTTAAAGTTATTGAAGACTGTGCCCAAGCGCATGGTGCCCGTTATAAGGGGCGTACGGTTGGGTCAATCGGGCATATAGGCGCATGGTCGTTCTGCCAAGATAAGATCATGAGTACGGGCGGAGAGGGGGGGATGGTCACGACAAATGAGCGCTCCTTGTGGTCCAGAATGTGGTCTTATAAGGATCACGGAAAGAGTTGGGAGGCCGTTTATGAACGTGAACATGCTCCAGGCTTTCGTTGGTTACATGATAGCTTTGGCACCAACTGGCGAATGCTTGAAGTCCAGGCTGTTATTGGACGTATACAGTTACGCCGTATGGTTGAGTGGCATTCTAAACGTCTTAATAATGCCAAGCTTATTTGGGCATCCGCTCGAAAAATAGATGGTTTACGTGTCCCTAGAATTTCTTCCGAATGTATTCACGCTGCATACAAATGTTACGTATTCGTGCGGCCCGACAAGCTTGCGCCCGGCTGGGATCGTGATCGTATTCTACGAGAGATATCAGCTAAAAACGTTCCTGTTTTTTCGGGCTCTTGCTCTGAAGTCTATTTGGAGAAAGCATTCGAGGGGACGGATTGGCGGCCTTCTCAATCTCTACCGACGGCCAAAGAGTTGGGGGAGACTAGTTTGATGTTTTTAGTTCATCCAACTTTAACAGATAATGAAATACTCCAAACATGTGATGTGTTGACCGATGTTTTGAATCAGGCATGTCATGCTTGA
- a CDS encoding polysaccharide biosynthesis protein → MAKLRTTMLGLTRRQKRAIQVLTDIILVWGALWLAFVVRLGIEALASPIETHLWLFASAPLVAIPIFIRFGMYRAVMRYFGNDALITIGKAVSLSALLLALVVFWYSNHKTVVPRSIIFNYWWLSLIMIGGLRLMMRQYFLGDWFAAAQHVPFTNRDDGLPKVAIYGAGAAGNQLVAALRMGRVMRPVAFIDDDRSIADRVIAGLQVYQPKHIQKMIDATGAQEILLAIPSSSRGRRREILTLLEGFPLHVRSVPGFMDLASGRVKVDDIQEVDIADLLGRDPVPAQADLLEHCIAGQSVLVTGAGGSIGSELCRQILALKPTTLLLFEHSEFNLYSILSELEPRIARESLSVRLLPILGSVRDQHKLLDVMKTWNVDTVYHAAAYKHVPMVEHNIAEGVLNNVIGTLNTAQAALQAGVSNFVLISTDKAVRPTNVMGSTKRLAELTLQALSRELAPVLFGDKANVSRVNKTRFTMVRFGNVLGSSGSVIPLFHKQIKSGGPLTVTHPKITRYFMTIPEAAQLVIQAGSMGLGGDVFVLDMGEPVKIVELAEKMIHLSGLSVRSEKNPHGDISVEFTGLRPGEKLYEELLIGDNVVATPHPMIMSANEDHLPWEVLKARLTELLAAIEHDDYARVRQLLRDTVSGYAPDGEIVDWIYQQRRLEP, encoded by the coding sequence ATGGCTAAATTAAGAACAACCATGCTGGGGTTGACGAGGCGCCAAAAGCGAGCAATCCAGGTTCTCACCGACATAATTCTTGTATGGGGGGCGTTGTGGCTGGCATTTGTCGTTCGGTTGGGTATCGAAGCGTTGGCCAGCCCGATAGAAACGCATCTCTGGCTTTTTGCATCCGCTCCGCTGGTAGCCATTCCAATTTTTATCCGCTTTGGCATGTATCGTGCCGTAATGCGTTATTTCGGTAACGATGCGTTGATCACCATCGGTAAGGCTGTCAGCCTATCTGCCTTGCTGCTGGCATTGGTGGTGTTCTGGTATAGCAACCATAAAACCGTGGTACCGCGCTCCATCATCTTCAACTATTGGTGGCTCAGCCTGATCATGATTGGCGGTTTGCGCCTGATGATGCGGCAATATTTCCTAGGAGATTGGTTTGCCGCTGCCCAACATGTACCGTTTACCAATCGGGACGATGGCCTGCCAAAGGTGGCTATCTATGGTGCCGGGGCCGCAGGTAATCAATTGGTGGCCGCATTGCGTATGGGACGGGTGATGCGTCCTGTCGCGTTCATCGATGACGATCGCAGCATTGCAGACCGGGTGATCGCCGGGTTGCAGGTCTACCAACCCAAACATATTCAAAAGATGATCGATGCGACCGGTGCGCAAGAGATTTTGCTGGCGATCCCGTCTTCGTCACGAGGTCGTCGTCGTGAAATATTGACGTTGCTGGAAGGTTTCCCGCTGCATGTGCGCAGTGTTCCCGGTTTCATGGATCTAGCGAGTGGCCGTGTCAAGGTCGATGACATCCAGGAAGTGGATATTGCGGATCTTCTTGGGCGCGATCCTGTGCCTGCACAAGCTGACTTGCTTGAGCATTGCATTGCCGGACAGTCGGTTTTGGTGACGGGGGCGGGAGGTTCAATCGGTTCTGAGCTTTGTCGGCAAATCCTAGCCCTCAAGCCCACAACGCTGCTGCTATTCGAGCATAGTGAGTTCAATCTCTACAGTATTCTGTCTGAACTTGAGCCGCGAATCGCTCGGGAATCGTTGTCTGTCCGCTTGCTGCCTATCCTGGGTTCGGTGCGCGATCAGCACAAGTTGCTGGACGTGATGAAAACCTGGAATGTCGACACGGTCTACCACGCCGCCGCTTATAAGCATGTGCCCATGGTCGAGCACAATATTGCCGAAGGTGTCTTGAACAACGTGATCGGGACGTTGAACACCGCGCAAGCTGCGTTGCAGGCGGGCGTCTCGAATTTTGTATTGATTTCCACCGACAAAGCCGTGCGCCCCACCAACGTGATGGGCAGCACCAAGCGTCTTGCAGAACTGACCTTGCAAGCCCTGAGCCGTGAACTGGCGCCAGTGCTGTTCGGCGATAAGGCCAATGTCTCGCGAGTTAATAAAACCCGCTTCACCATGGTCCGGTTCGGAAATGTGCTGGGCTCGTCAGGGTCGGTAATTCCACTGTTCCATAAGCAGATCAAGTCCGGCGGCCCGTTAACCGTTACGCATCCCAAGATCACGCGTTATTTCATGACCATTCCGGAGGCTGCACAGTTGGTGATTCAGGCCGGTTCCATGGGCTTGGGCGGGGATGTGTTTGTACTGGACATGGGCGAGCCGGTGAAGATCGTCGAGCTGGCGGAGAAGATGATTCACCTGTCTGGCTTGAGTGTTCGTTCGGAAAAGAACCCTCACGGCGACATTTCAGTCGAGTTCACAGGCCTGCGTCCTGGCGAGAAGCTTTACGAGGAGTTGCTGATTGGCGATAACGTTGTCGCGACCCCGCATCCGATGATCATGAGTGCCAACGAAGATCACCTGCCCTGGGAGGTGCTCAAGGCTAGGCTGACGGAGCTGCTGGCTGCCATCGAACACGATGACTACGCCAGAGTCCGTCAGTTGCTGCGCGATACCGTCAGTGGCTACGCCCCGGACGGTGAGATCGTCGACTGGATCTACCAGCAGCGCCGTCTTGAACCCTGA
- a CDS encoding glycosyltransferase family 4 protein — translation MKVIHVIIGLNLGGAELMLFRLSEALNGDDDQEHSVISLTDYGKLGPILTSKGVSVTALGMRNILDVPRVSYKLWQIFRLRKPDIVQTWMYHADLIGGIVARFSGIKNIIWGVRSTNIHRGVSKVTRGIRILCVFFSYVIPKLIVCAAEASRKAHVRIGYSQRRMTVIPNGFDTKLLTATLEDRMQIRTAAGFSESDLVVGSLGRYNPAKDHDNFITAAAFLAKDYPNLKFLLVGRELDLENEVVMKRIRETGYSDRFVLLGERHDVARCLKAMDIFCLHSQTEGFPNVLGEAMTMGLPCVTTDVGDASFLIGDTGTVVEPHNALALAEALRYLVVAGETFRLDLGKKAQRRIHENFTMSCVKLRFKSLYDHLSLDDS, via the coding sequence ATGAAAGTTATACATGTGATCATTGGTTTGAATTTGGGAGGAGCTGAACTCATGCTTTTTCGGCTCTCTGAAGCATTAAATGGTGATGATGATCAAGAGCATTCGGTTATATCCTTGACGGACTATGGGAAGCTTGGACCGATACTTACGAGTAAGGGGGTGAGCGTTACAGCGTTGGGTATGCGGAATATATTAGATGTCCCGCGGGTATCATATAAGCTATGGCAAATTTTCCGTTTGAGAAAACCTGATATCGTTCAAACTTGGATGTACCATGCTGATCTTATTGGCGGTATCGTTGCTCGATTTTCCGGTATCAAGAATATAATATGGGGAGTTCGTAGCACTAATATCCATCGAGGAGTCAGTAAGGTAACGAGGGGGATTCGTATATTATGCGTCTTCTTTTCATATGTAATACCTAAGTTAATTGTTTGTGCTGCTGAGGCATCGAGAAAGGCCCATGTGCGTATAGGTTATAGTCAACGGCGAATGACGGTTATACCCAACGGATTTGACACAAAATTATTGACTGCAACGCTTGAGGATAGAATGCAAATCCGCACTGCCGCGGGTTTTTCTGAGAGTGATTTGGTTGTAGGTAGCCTCGGCAGATACAACCCTGCTAAAGATCATGATAATTTCATTACTGCTGCGGCTTTTTTGGCAAAAGATTATCCAAACTTAAAGTTTTTGCTGGTCGGTCGGGAGTTGGATCTAGAAAATGAGGTCGTTATGAAGCGAATCAGAGAAACCGGTTACTCTGATCGCTTTGTGTTACTGGGTGAACGGCACGATGTCGCTCGCTGCTTGAAAGCTATGGATATTTTCTGCTTACATTCTCAGACCGAAGGTTTTCCAAACGTTTTAGGAGAGGCAATGACCATGGGGTTGCCCTGTGTAACTACCGATGTAGGCGATGCGTCCTTTTTGATCGGTGACACTGGCACGGTAGTAGAGCCCCATAACGCATTAGCATTAGCCGAAGCATTGAGATATCTGGTTGTTGCCGGAGAGACATTCCGTTTAGATTTAGGTAAAAAAGCGCAGCGCCGAATCCACGAAAATTTTACTATGAGCTGCGTCAAGTTGAGGTTCAAATCATTGTATGATCATCTGAGTTTAGATGATAGTTAG
- a CDS encoding EpsG family protein: MVDANIYQFNSTPRYACGCLILALIFAFALASLPVDAFVDRDNYLRYASSAAEIFARGFGEGPAYIVTNEPVWLLINVMLSFFCEDEDVVRMVVFISSLLSAYLLLRVDSKFFFILLLFLILPQVLKNYVVHLRQGLAVAVFLLGWFSRGGAARNVLILLTPFIHASFFFVVVIYYCSVVFALLRFSSGLRVALFALAGGTAAFSALWLASSLGARQAEAYSQNDLDISGLGFIYWSAIATVYFLQGKTFLKENSFQVGMLVFYLAVYFFLPVSGRIFESALILVLLSGLRLTSWRRALYYLLFCFYFIMQWLPRLSQPGFGWGVENYI; encoded by the coding sequence GTGGTGGATGCAAATATTTATCAATTTAACTCTACACCTCGTTATGCCTGCGGCTGCTTAATTCTGGCGCTGATATTTGCTTTCGCTCTGGCGTCGCTCCCAGTCGACGCTTTTGTTGATAGAGATAACTATCTACGTTATGCCTCTAGCGCAGCGGAGATTTTCGCTCGAGGATTCGGGGAAGGACCTGCTTACATTGTTACAAATGAACCAGTATGGCTGCTGATCAATGTAATGCTTTCGTTCTTCTGTGAAGACGAAGATGTGGTAAGGATGGTGGTATTTATATCGTCTCTCTTGTCAGCTTATCTATTGTTGAGAGTCGATAGTAAGTTTTTTTTTATTTTGTTGCTTTTCTTGATTCTTCCTCAAGTTTTAAAAAATTATGTTGTTCACCTTCGTCAAGGCTTGGCCGTCGCTGTTTTTTTACTTGGATGGTTCTCCAGAGGAGGAGCAGCACGTAATGTGCTGATTCTTTTGACTCCTTTTATACATGCATCATTCTTTTTTGTTGTGGTGATATATTATTGCAGCGTGGTGTTTGCGCTGCTCAGATTTTCATCCGGTTTGCGAGTCGCTCTTTTTGCGCTAGCGGGTGGCACGGCTGCTTTTTCTGCTCTTTGGCTAGCCTCCAGTTTGGGAGCGCGCCAAGCAGAAGCCTATAGTCAGAATGACTTAGATATTAGTGGATTAGGTTTTATATATTGGTCAGCGATCGCCACGGTTTATTTTTTGCAAGGGAAGACTTTTTTAAAGGAAAACAGTTTTCAGGTAGGAATGCTGGTTTTCTACTTGGCTGTTTATTTCTTTCTGCCTGTATCAGGTCGTATTTTTGAAAGTGCGCTAATTTTGGTCCTGCTATCTGGTCTTCGCCTAACTTCCTGGCGGCGGGCTCTTTATTACCTGCTTTTTTGTTTTTACTTTATCATGCAGTGGCTTCCTAGATTATCGCAGCCAGGCTTCGGTTGGGGCGTGGAAAATTATATCTAG
- a CDS encoding sugar transferase, which yields MLKRLIDVLVASLGLILLSPIMLIVSWQIRRKLGSPVLFRQNRPGLNGRPFEMIKFRTMRDVLADDGNQLADSERLTSFGRFLRSSSLDELPELWNVLKGDMSLVGPRPLLMEYLPLYTAEQYRRHLVRPGVTGWAQVNGRNSLSWEKKFELDSWYVDNHTIYLDMKIIFLTVKKVFLRDGITAEGEASMPKFTGTR from the coding sequence ATGTTGAAACGCTTAATAGACGTTCTGGTTGCTTCCTTAGGTTTGATTTTGTTGTCCCCTATTATGCTCATAGTCTCTTGGCAAATACGGAGGAAGCTTGGTTCACCTGTATTGTTTCGCCAGAATCGCCCCGGGCTTAATGGCAGGCCGTTTGAGATGATAAAGTTCCGGACAATGCGTGATGTGTTGGCCGATGATGGGAATCAGCTGGCAGACTCGGAGCGGCTTACGAGCTTTGGCCGTTTTTTGCGTTCGAGCAGTCTTGATGAGTTACCGGAGTTATGGAATGTTTTGAAAGGTGATATGAGTCTTGTTGGACCGCGACCACTGCTCATGGAGTATTTGCCTCTTTATACCGCTGAACAATATCGGCGTCATTTAGTTCGTCCTGGTGTGACAGGGTGGGCCCAAGTAAATGGTAGGAACTCCTTAAGTTGGGAGAAAAAATTTGAGTTGGATAGCTGGTATGTTGATAATCATACAATTTATCTGGATATGAAAATTATTTTTCTTACAGTGAAAAAGGTTTTCCTTCGGGATGGTATCACCGCGGAAGGCGAAGCTTCGATGCCCAAGTTTACCGGTACAAGATGA
- a CDS encoding ComEA family DNA-binding protein: MRTGYFYSLVFALLTSASIAVIAAPAVKPETTVTPQALELSAKPQGAKVDLNVADAATLQRELAGIGKAKAEAIVAYRESNGVFSSVEELLEVKGIGKAILDRNRDKLEVN; encoded by the coding sequence ATGCGTACAGGCTATTTCTACTCTCTGGTTTTTGCCCTTCTGACCAGCGCCTCTATAGCTGTTATCGCTGCGCCCGCGGTCAAGCCCGAGACGACGGTTACGCCGCAGGCACTGGAACTTTCGGCTAAACCACAAGGCGCCAAGGTGGATCTGAACGTTGCGGACGCCGCTACGCTGCAACGCGAGCTTGCGGGGATAGGCAAGGCCAAGGCCGAGGCGATTGTTGCGTATCGTGAGAGTAATGGAGTCTTCTCTTCAGTTGAGGAGTTGCTGGAGGTTAAGGGAATTGGTAAGGCGATCCTGGATCGGAATCGAGACAAGCTGGAAGTGAACTGA